One Epidermidibacterium keratini DNA segment encodes these proteins:
- a CDS encoding TetR/AcrR family transcriptional regulator → MPKIVDHAQRRVEIADALYRVIARVGLEGASVRAVASEAGWSMGAVRHYFATQDELLQFSIGLQLERVPARIREIVATARPGRARAQRILEMFLALDAERLVESRVWLGVLARAGTDPSLDAIRRRALAGERYVCRGIVCELSGEPWPDDPDVVLPPGPEREAIRLQVFIDGLTVLCAVDSEHFGADEVSTLIGYELRTLVKRLG, encoded by the coding sequence ATGCCGAAGATCGTCGACCATGCCCAGCGACGCGTTGAGATCGCCGACGCCCTCTACCGGGTGATTGCCCGGGTCGGTCTGGAAGGGGCGTCGGTGCGGGCCGTCGCCTCGGAAGCCGGCTGGTCGATGGGCGCTGTGCGGCACTACTTCGCCACCCAGGACGAGCTCCTGCAGTTCTCGATCGGGCTGCAGCTGGAACGGGTTCCCGCACGGATTCGAGAGATCGTCGCCACCGCGCGGCCCGGCCGCGCCCGCGCCCAGCGGATCCTCGAGATGTTTCTCGCTCTCGACGCTGAGCGCCTGGTCGAGTCCCGAGTCTGGCTCGGCGTACTCGCCCGCGCCGGAACAGACCCGTCGTTAGATGCCATCCGGCGACGCGCGCTGGCGGGGGAGCGATACGTCTGCCGCGGCATCGTGTGTGAGCTCAGCGGTGAGCCTTGGCCGGACGATCCCGATGTCGTGCTGCCTCCGGGCCCCGAGCGCGAGGCCATCCGGCTGCAGGTCTTCATCGATGGCCTCACCGTGCTGTGCGCGGTCGACAGCGAGCATTTCGGAGCCGACGAGGTGAGCACCCTCATCGGCTACGAACTGCGCACGCTGGTCAAGCGCCTGGGGTAG